In Aedes albopictus strain Foshan chromosome 3, AalbF5, whole genome shotgun sequence, the following are encoded in one genomic region:
- the LOC109415338 gene encoding very-long-chain (3R)-3-hydroxyacyl-CoA dehydratase hpo-8, with product MAHQRKEQSAAVKLYLILYNSVQFLGWFYIFVQFVMHVFLEGKPTTELWNRVGLPTYYFQVLTVAEFFHALFRLVPSNPFITLLQVFGRCMVVVAAIEGTPGGKVSPGLPIALFCWSLMETIRYSYYVLHLALPSVPHFVTWLRYTIFIPLYPAGFIGELLCFYWAQSHFRETDKWSLSMPNRFNFTFSFYYFAWMMSIGYLPMFPQMYLHMFGQRRKVLAGEKQKAK from the exons ATGGCGCACCAACGAAAAGAACAATCTGCAGCGGTTAAACTGTATTTGATTCTGTACAACTCCGTACAATTCCTAGG ATGGTTCTACATATTCGTTCAGTTTGTGATGCACGTTTTTCTCGAGGGAAAACCTACTACAGAACTTTGGAATCGTGTTGGATTGCCTACGTACTATTTCCAAGTACTCACCGTAGCTGAG TTCTTCCACGCTCTCTTCCGCCTGGTACCGAGCAATCCGTTCATCACACTTCTCCAAGTGTTCGGTCGATGCATGGTGGTCGTGGCTGCCATCGAGGGAACTCCCGGCGGCAAAGTATCCCCGGGACTACCGATTGCTCTCTTCTGCTGGAGCCTGATGGAAACAATCCGTTACAGTTATTACGTACTTCATCTGGCCCTTCCTAGCGTTCCTCATTTCGTGACCTGGCTTCGTTACACCATTTTCATTCCGCTCTACCCAGCTGGGTTCATCGGTGAACTGTTGTGCTTCTACTGGGCCCAGTCTCACTTCCGCGAGACGGACAAATGGAGCCTCTCGATGCCGAATCGGTTCAACTTTACGTTCTCATTCTACTACTTCGCCTGGATGATGAGCATCGGCTATCTGCCGATGTTCCCGCAGATGTACTTGCACATGTTTGGCCAACGCCGGAAGGTTCTGGCGGGCGAGAAACAGAAGGCCAAGTGA